The sequence below is a genomic window from Escherichia marmotae.
GCTGTTACGCGTGTCAGATAAACGCGTGGAGCCTCTGCCAGAAAGTGAATACTCCGCACCTCTGCGTTTCCAGTTAGCTGATTTCGCCCCACGAGACAATTTCGTCTGGGTTGACCGCTGTTACAAGATGGCGCAACTGTGGGCACCGGAACTGGCGCTCTCTACCGACTGGTGCGTCTCACAAGGTCAACTTGGCGGACAACAAATTGTGCAGCATGTTGATAAGCCTGAATGGAAAGGCAAAACAGCGTTTAAAGACACGGTCATCGACATGAAACGCTACAAAGAGAATGTTGATACGCTGAAAATTGTCGATAACGATATTCGCTACAAAGCAGACAGTTTCATCTTTAACGTCGCTGGTGCGCCGGAAGAGGTGAAACAGTTCAGTGGAATTTCCCGCCCGGAATCCTGGGGACGCTGGTCAAACGCGCAGTTAGGCGATGAAGTGAAAATCGAGTACAAACATCCGCTGCCGAAGAAATTTGACCTGGTGATCACCGCCAAAGCCTATGGTAATAACGCCGGCCGCCCCATTCCGGTACGCGTAGGCAATGAAGAACAAACCATCGTGCTGGGTAATGAAGTGACCACCAATACGCTGCATTTCGATAACCCAACCGATGCCGATACGCTGGTGATTGTTCCACCGGAACCTGTCGCAACCAACGAAGGGAACATTCTCGGCCACTCGCCGCGTAAGCTCGGCATTGGTATGGTGGAAATCAAAGTGGTTGAGCGTGAAGGGTAATAATATTGCCTGGTTGTAGTTCGGATAAGACGCGCAAGCGTCGCATCAGGCATCGGCACACAACTGCCGGATGCGCCGTTAACGCCTTATCCGTCCTGCGGTATAATATTGAAACGTAAAAAAACAGCGCCCAACACGTCCCCGAGCGCTGCATGGCAACTTTACCAATATCCGATTATCAGAAAGTAATAACGCCCTTAATCAACTCAGGGTTGTTAATCACATCGCGCTCATAGATTTCCGCCAGCGTGGCGAACGGATAGCGATGGGTTAACATCATGTCAGCCGTGATTTTCCCTTCCGCCATCAATCTCCCGACTTTCGCGAAATCTTCCGGCGTGGCGTTGCGGCTACCCATCATTGTGGTTTCTTTTTTATGGAACTCCGGGTCAGAGAATTGCAACTCGCCTTTAAACAGGACGACAAATACCACCGTGCCGCCGTGGCGAATCAGATTAACTGTGTTATTCATCGCATGTTGATTACCCGTCGCGTCGATCACTTTCTGCGCCAAAGAACCACCAAATTGCGCCCGCAACTGGTCATCAAAATCCTCTGCTGAAGGATCCAGCACCGGTAGTTCCAGACGCGTTGCTACATGCTCACGGCGAGTCGGACTGGTATCTGCCACTACCACCTGTGCACCATCAGCTTTAGCGATTGCCGCCGCGCCCAGACCGATTGGCCCCGCACCGACCACCAGCACCTGCTCGCCGGGCGCAACTGCCGCACGACGTACCGCATGAGCGCTAATGGCGAAAGGTTCAATCAACGCAGCCGCCTGCGGGTCAATGCCGTCTGCGGGTAGCAAATTAGCCGCAGGCACTGCCAGATACTCACTAAAACCACCATCCTGATGCACACCAATGACTGAAATTCTTTCACAGCAGTTGGTGCGACCACTTTTACACGCAGGACACTGCTGACAAGAGATATACGGAATTACTGCAACTTGCTGCCCAATATTAAAATTGTGAATATTTTTCCCTGCATCAATAATCTCCCCACATATTTCATGACCTAAAACACGTGGGTAGCTAAAAAATGGCTGATTACC
It includes:
- a CDS encoding zinc-binding alcohol dehydrogenase family protein; its protein translation is MSTMKVLICQKIKSLVWKIRERPVAGDDEALIKIKTVGICGTDIHAWAGNQPFFSYPRVLGHEICGEIIDAGKNIHNFNIGQQVAVIPYISCQQCPACKSGRTNCCERISVIGVHQDGGFSEYLAVPAANLLPADGIDPQAAALIEPFAISAHAVRRAAVAPGEQVLVVGAGPIGLGAAAIAKADGAQVVVADTSPTRREHVATRLELPVLDPSAEDFDDQLRAQFGGSLAQKVIDATGNQHAMNNTVNLIRHGGTVVFVVLFKGELQFSDPEFHKKETTMMGSRNATPEDFAKVGRLMAEGKITADMMLTHRYPFATLAEIYERDVINNPELIKGVITF